Part of the Periophthalmus magnuspinnatus isolate fPerMag1 chromosome 18, fPerMag1.2.pri, whole genome shotgun sequence genome is shown below.
tcttgtattattgtttatttttatatatttacattttattttcactggTTCTGTCTGTTCACTGACAGGCTGCCCATTTGCAGTGGTTTACCGAGTTAATGGTCTTCCAGTTGACTCTGTTGTCCATCTCTGTCACTCTGGCAGTCTATGCCTGTAAGGTGGTCAACTGCTGCTCTCCAGCTCCAAAAGTggtacacaacacacatacatacaaaagCATTATACTATACTGACTGGTACACAAATGTCTAAGCTAACTTCTTGTACTGACTCATATTACAACccaatatattttgttgtttacagcCAGTGATAACAATACAAGCCCCTCCAGCCCCAGAGTGATGAGGATGAATGATCTCAAACATGTTACCAGTGCAGTATTTCACTATGTGTAGAAAGATGAGTGTGCAATTGTCATATTCCTGTAGAtaattttcaataaaatattttctatatatattttctataaAATGTGTTACTCAAATAATGTTCAGTAATAATGTGAGAAATCAAGGGTGTGCAAAGTGACACCAGAAATGTACTGAGGATTACAACCTCACTCAGGTCAAGTATGCACCATGTTTGTGATTGGGGTTAGTATCATACTGAACTAGAATGTCCTTACAGACACAGTGCAAACAATTATCACAATTTGAGCCAATTTAGCAGAAAGCCTTATAGGTTCAGTAAAATGGGTCCAAGGGCAGCATTTGGCCCTCatgccatagtttggacaacacaaataaactgaTAAGAataaatttttgtattgtaacaTTGTATGATTTCGTGCCGTTTTGTATATCAAGGGGACATTTATATGGAGATTGTCATACCCTGAATTGGGCATCACTCAAATACAGTACAAGTACTCTttattgagtaaaagtttttatTAGGCCTAGCCTACTTTTTCCACCATGAGTATACAAGTGACAGAGGTTTTGTTACTGTTTACTGttttcaacagtaaacagaCTAACAAACCACCCCCAGCTCCgctgtcaccagtctgagttcatctacatgctgtcTCGATGtattacccactaaatttctaaagtctgtgctcaacagttgcagtttgtcaccactcacttaacatatcacttcaatctggaacattcccaagagctttgaaaactgcggttatcaagcctctcctaaagaagaacaGTCTTGATGTCACGATATTGAACCATTAccaaccaatctcaaatctgccgtttcaaggcaaagtccttgaaaaagatGCTTGCCAACAGCtgattaactttctccaaatgaacaactcctttgatgttttccagtcaggttttagaccccaccacagcactgagactgctcttatcaaggtgacaaatgacattcgCTTGAACACTGGTGCaagcaaagtctcagtcttgatcctgttagatctgagtgctgcttttgacactgtggatcatgggatccttttacagagactaggggactgggtgggcatctctggtacgacactaaactggttcatgtcctatctagaaaacagggagtactttgttgaaattggaaaatgtgtctcagataaaatgttgcTAACCTGTGGGGTGCCGcaagggtcaatcctgggacctctgttgttcaatctctacatgttgccgttaggccagttaatacacacaactatgcagatgacactcagatctatgtcttactggcagcaggtgaatatggaccagtggattcactctaccactgcatccaacagatcagtgtgtggactgaacatggggaatcagcgtttcagttttatgcagctaaaaccaggAACAGTcttaatgaagatgtgagacaggcctctactttgacaatgtttaaatccaggctcaaaacagttctgtttagctgtgcaaatgactgaaatgttttttattctgcactcttctgttttaatattaattttatgatgattatttgtgattatttatgttttgatttgtgtgattttaatgtccttcatattctgtaaagcattttgaattactttgtgtacgaattgtgctatacaaataatctTGCATTGACTTTGTGTTATTCTTCAGATATATATGAGGATCTTAGCAttttttagagagagagatacagagcgGAACTCACAGAGAAGAAAGTTCTGAAAGTAGGATGTGAAATCTGTGGAAATAGCGCATAGCCGACATGGCAGGTAAATTAATCTTTTGTGTGCCAGGGCATGGCGACCCATGGAAACATAGGACTtagtaaaacatgaataatgacGCTGTAAAATAGTGTTGTTATTTTTCTCCTGGAGGGGTTGTTGTGGATAGGACACAGGACAGTCCCACAATCTTCTGGTGTTTGTGTCGGACACAAAGCCCTGGGCTTTGGGTCTGTCTCTTACTGTGTCCTACTTTACACAGTTAATTAAGTTATGTCCCTGCCAATCTCCAGATCACCCAAATATACTTCATCTCCATCTTCCCACGGTGTATGTTTGTAAAACGAGCAAATGACAACTTTTTGTCATTTCGTGCTTCAGCACTTCTGGTGTCGTCATACAAGTACGAGTAGAAATGGCATTGaatcaaatatacaaatgtatatgaataaacaaaaagacATGACTCTAATGGTTATATGCAAACTTCAGTGTCAACTCagacatactgtaaaatatttatCAACTCTACACTTTGTAGACTATCACTACACTTTTTTCAAGCTCAGGGCTCCTCTGGGAATGGAGATTTTTGCCAGAGTGGCCTCCTTGGTCAACCTGATTGTCACCCTGTTTCAGATAATGATCTGTTGCAGTACTTGGGAATTCTTGCTATTACTCTTCCACAAGTCAAGGCAGAAATAACTGCCAGAACACAGACGTatgcatattttttcatttaatataaTACTCCGaaaatatttaaacttaaaGGGGAATCAATTCTCCATTGTAATGTACTTGTGTACATAAAGTGCTTGTTGTTCAACCTCTTGTGTCCATAGGCTTCTCATATCCATCTTTTTGCTTTTAGCAGTCAACCACGTAGTTCTGTTTTGCCATTTCTATCACTTAGAAGGCTATGCCTCTAAGGTGGTCAATTGCTGCTCTCCTGCTCAAGAAGTGGTAtgacatatgcacacacacagatcatgTTGGGTTTTTGCCTTCTTGGGGACTGCCTTATATGAATTTTCTGGAGACAggtcctaaccttaaccatagttaTAACTATCTCAACCAAaactttaaatcatattgttgATCAGTAATTAAAGGTTTATGTTATGGGGACCTGATTTAGCCCCCCCATAGGTCACTGAAATGAGTGTGCATACAGTATTTAGTCCTCACAATGTGTCTAATACCCACCCACGTACACAGTATGTACAACTGCCTTAGGTTTTAATAAATTTGGTCCCATATAGGGATTTctacataaaacaatgaaactgCTTTAATATGTGTAATTTGTTGTGCTTTTAGCAAGTGATAACAATACAAGCCCATCTTGCCCCACAGCGAGTATAGCTGGAAACAAGGCCTATAATTTACTTCAATAACATCTGTCTCTCAAGACTAACAGCATGTATAGTATAGCAATATTCTCTACTGTATTATTACACTCTCATAACTTTAGGTTtgcattatatatattttttgtaattcattttaataagaAGTGTTATTATTTCACTGGTTGTTtgcatataatttatttttgtaataaagttttaattaaatgcatgattttatttaaaagtctaaatattcaaagcattttgtttaaatattcacATGAAGCAGTAGAAGTCATTAAACTGTGGCATAACATTACATGATTCTTTACAATTCAGAAGTGGTTGTAGGTTCATAACGCTCCTCTTCATTATATCTGCAGCTCATCTGCCCAGTGACTCTGTTAGAGAGGAGAAGTCCAAAAACATTCTACTATACCATTTTTCAAACTTATCAGATTTAAATTAGAACAAGACCTGTTTAATATAATGGGGTTTATACCTGTGATGAAGGGCCTGCAATTTCCTCCAGGTCTCcgaagcagccatgtttgtggcGGATGAGGCTTCCCCACAGCACTGTGGTGTGACACACAGGACACGGTCCCTCCACTGGCAGCAGCTGAGCAGGCTCTGATTTCAGGAAGGATTTGGCCAGGCAACTCATGTGGCTTTTCATTGTACATAATGGTTGAAAACAGCTTAGTTTCTCTGACACCTAAGTAAAGACCATAAAAAGATCACAATCAATGTTAATCATAATGATTGGCTTACAATTTATTTACTCCTATTGCAGTAATGTTGGAGATTGGGTCAATACTTTGACAAAAGATGTCTACAGATTGTAAAACTAAAAGATCATTACCACATTATTACAGTTCTGTAGGTATTAAGTGCACACTTTGATTTCAaactctttttaaaattttcataATTATTGATCTCCAGTAGTGCTGCATGTTCTTATCTTTATTAACATGTAGATTATTATAACAGCATCACAACACCTAGCCCTTTCTCCAGCTAAAATGAGAAGTTTACCCTAATAATTCGTCCACAGAGACAGCACCAGgagacctcctcctgctcttctccaGAAGGCAGCACAGATTTCTTCTTGGCCCGCACACAGCCAAAAGCAATGGGGATGTGCAGAGGAGGCTCTAGGCTAGGCTCAAAGTCCATCCTGTACTCCTGTTTGAGCCAGCGGGCAGTGAGGGGCAGACGTTTCCACGGTGACACCCGCAGCATGTTGGACACCACACGCCAATGGAACTCCAGACTTGACTCTTTCCTAGAGCGTCGGGTCACATGGGTCAGCCGCCGAGAGGAGTGTGGGTGCTGCCAAGCCCACTCAAACTGACAGAAAAGGTCAAGGTAAAGGAATTACTTGTTTCGGTAActagaaatacataaaaatgcaaTCTAAAGAGAGAGTACGTAACTCTCTGGAGATGACACAtgacctgcatgattccatagaaatagaaagttaaaagcatactgcagataagttttatgtcatactgtggaagattttgGTTACATACTTTTAAGTATGACTTTATTTGTGATGGTTATTATATTGTTCAGACTTACTCTCAGTGCAGCAATATCAGAGGGAAAGCCGTGAATGATGAGAACCATTTCCCTATAAACACAACACTCGTTAAACCTCATTAAAAGTGTTTAGACAAGCATACAGCTTTATATGATCCTTGCCATGGCCCTCGTCCACTGGTCCTCTTGGCGCCCCCTCGGTGTCTCCCTGCGTTGTGTTGCCCAATCCTCCTCTCTGGATTTACCGTGAAGCCGATGTAAATTCGCCCTTTGAATTTAGGGTTAGTGCAGTACAGCATGTACACACCATAAAAACTCTCTACTTCAACTACCATTGTTCACGACTTGTATTCATTCAAAAACCttacattttacatactttGTTGACGGAATGTGCTCCTTTTACATCCAACtagatttttaaaacaaatcacCCGATCTACCATTCACTCATTGCAAGTAAAGCATTTTAGAAAGGGAGATTCTTTGTTAAATTCACTGTTTGGTAGCATCAGATACCATATGGGAGGAACGGgatgtaaacaaatacattttagtagCCTCATCCTATGCCTGAGAGACAATACTTTTTGATTTAATGTTCTCCTACAAATAATGGCAACAATTATTAATTTTGCCTTGTCTAAATATCAAACGTTACATATATATTATCTGAAGTAAAGTTTATTGCCAAGAGTTTCTATTTacgcaaaagaaaattaaaatttCTATTTCGGCTTTCTTTAAGGGCATCTACCGGTGTGATTTGCGCCTTCAAACAGATAAGTCCCGCCTCTAACTCTTTCTCCTGCACGTGATTGGTGGTCAATTTCAGTGCCGCTATGTGACTGGACGTTTTATCTGTCATTTTAAAGGCTGTTTCGCTCTATTTTTATAAGTATGTATTAGCAAATAGTTTTCCATATTAATCCTATGACAATCGTTTTCTATACTACcctgttgtttaaaaatgtgtagctCTATGTCTATGGGGAAGTTATATAATTTTTCTTCTGGCTGAACTCTAGTCAAACGCTTCCGGGGTCCGCTTGCCATGAGACCAGTccgaaaaatattttaaatctgctcctgtaataatattaaaatagttgCACCTTGGCCGTGTAGTTTTAGCTGAAATGGCTATAACAGCGGAACACATTC
Proteins encoded:
- the slx1b gene encoding structure-specific endonuclease subunit SLX1, with product MVVEVESFYGVYMLYCTNPKFKGRIYIGFTVNPERRIGQHNAGRHRGGAKRTSGRGPWEMVLIIHGFPSDIAALRFEWAWQHPHSSRRLTHVTRRSRKESSLEFHWRVVSNMLRVSPWKRLPLTARWLKQEYRMDFEPSLEPPLHIPIAFGCVRAKKKSVLPSGEEQEEVSWCCLCGRIIRVSEKLSCFQPLCTMKSHMSCLAKSFLKSEPAQLLPVEGPCPVCHTTVLWGSLIRHKHGCFGDLEEIAGPSSQSHWADELQI